A single region of the Vicia villosa cultivar HV-30 ecotype Madison, WI linkage group LG4, Vvil1.0, whole genome shotgun sequence genome encodes:
- the LOC131600013 gene encoding uncharacterized protein LOC131600013: MVESVKINDLELTLKPFYRRASEAEERLSRLEAAINSKKDTGNEEHLKTVNDLQSKLEAANAELVSEKQKAEVLAAENEKLQYRIVHLLRSLKNANLKLEQVKAREQLESLKLQDS; this comes from the exons ATGGTTGAGTCCGTTAAAATTAACGACTTGGAACTCACCTTAAAGCCTTTCTATCGCAGAGCTTCTGAAGCTGAG GAACGCTTATCTAGACTCGAAGCTGCCATCAATAGTAAAAAAG ATACTGGGAATGAGGAACACTTGAAAACGGTTAATGATCTTCAGTCGAAGTTAGAAGCTGCAAATGCTGAATTAGTTTCAGAAAAACAAAAG GCTGAGGTGCTTGCTGCAGAAAACGAAAAACTTCAATACCGTATAGTTCATCTTCTGCGATCACTCAAGAATGCTAAtctgaaattagagcaa GTTAAAGCGCGGGAACAGCTGGAGAGCTTGAAATTGCAAGATTCTTAA
- the LOC131600014 gene encoding glycerol-3-phosphate dehydrogenase [NAD(+)] GPDHC1, cytosolic-like, translating to MGVVSNSDSNGSVQNCNGLEEKLDDLRRLLGKANGDPLRIVSVGAGAWGSVFAALLQDTYGQFRDKVQIRIWRRPLKIVDKATAKHLFEVINSREDVLRRLIRRCAYLKYVEARLGDRTLYADEILKDGFCLNMIDTPICPLKVVTNLQEAVWDADIVVNGLPSTETREIFEEISKYWKERITVPVIISLSKGIEAALEPVPHIITPTKMIHKATGVPMENILYLGGPNIASEIYHKEYANARICGAEKWRKALAKFLRQPHFIVWDNSDLVTHEVMGGLKNVYAIGAGMVAALTNESATSKSVYFAHCTSEMIFITHLLAEEPEKLAGPLLADTYVTLLKGRNAWYGQMLAKGELSPDMGDSIRGKGMIQGVSAVEAFFELLSQSSLNVLHPGDNKPVAPVELCPILKTLYKILISREQSTKAILQALRDENLNDPRERIEIAQSHAFYRPSLLGQP from the exons ATGGGTGTAGTTAGTAATTCAGACTCAAATGGATCTGTTCAAAATTGCAATGGTTTAGAAGAGAAGCTTGATGATCTTCGTCGCCTTCTTGGTAAGGCTAATGGTGATCCATTGAGGATTGTTAGTGTAGGAGCTGGTGCTTGGGGGAGTGTTTTTGCAGCATTGTTGCAAGACACGTATGGTCAATTCCGCGACAAGGTACAAATCAGGATATGGAGGAGGCCGTTGAAGATTGTTGATAAAGCCACTGCGAAGCATTTGTTTGAAGTTATCAACTCTAGGGAAGATGTGTTGAGGAGGTTGATTCGGCGTTGCGCTTATTTGAAATATGTTGAGGCAAGGCTTGGAGATAGGACATTGTATGCCGATGAGATTCTGAAAGATGGTTTttgtttgaatatgattgatacGCCAATTTGTCCTTTGAAGGTTGTTACAAACTTGCAGGAAGCTGTTTGGGATGCAGATATTGTTGTCAATGGATTGCCTTCGACCGAAACACGGGAGATTTTTGAAGAGATTAGTAAATATTGGAAGGAGAGAATCACAGTTCCTGTAATTATCTCTTTGTCTAAGGGTATAGAGGCTGCATTGGAGCCTGTTCCGCATATTATAACTCCAACAAAAATGATTCACAAAGCAA CTGGAGTTCCCATGGAGAACATACTTTATCTTGGTGGTCCAAATATTGCATCAGAAATCTACCACAAGGAGTATGCAAATGCTAGAATATGTGGCGCTGAGAAATGGAGGAAGGCTCTGGCGAAGTTTCTGAGACAACCACATTTTATTGTTTGGGACAATAGTGACCTTGTTACCCATGAGGTTATGGGTGGCTTGAAAAATGTTTATGCAATCGGTGCTG GAATGGTAGCAGCCCTTACCAACGAGAGTGCTACCAGCAAATCAGTATATTTTGCACACTGTACATCCGAGATGATATTTATCACTCACTTGTTGGCTGAAGAACCTGAAAAACTCGCGGGACCATTATTGGCTGATACTTATGTGACTTTGTTGAAAGGTCGTAATGCATGGTATGGCCAGATGTTAGCTAAGGGTGAACTAAGTCCGGACATGGGTGACAGCATAAGAGGCAAAGGAATGATTCAG GGGGTGTCTGCAGTAGAGGCATTCTTTGAACTTTTGAGCCAATCAAGCTTGAATGTGTTGCACCCAGGAGATAATAAACCAGTTGCTCCGGTTGAGCTCTGCCCAATCTTGAAGAcactatataaaatattaatttccaG gGAACAATCAACAAAAGCtattctccaagctttgagggATGAAAATCTGAATGATCCCCGTGAACGTATTGAGATTGCACAAAGTCATGCATTCTACAGACCTTCACTGCTTGGACAACCTTGA
- the LOC131598128 gene encoding large ribosomal subunit protein uL5-like: protein MAQVAKDCTNQDSKGCPRMKVVVASLMKLNSTIEDETMMQYSRFNSVESRYTVRSFGYRRNEKMACYVTVSGDKAMQLLESGLKVKEYELLRRNSTILDVLALDPSTDIQGMDFFVVLERPGYCVGRRRRCKAHVGFQYRVTEDDAMKWCCSGVLCL, encoded by the exons ATGGCACAAGTTGCAAAGGATTGCACAAATCAAGACTCGAAAGGATGTCCAAGAATGAAAGTTGTTGTGGCTTCACTTATGAAACTAAATTCTACCATTGAAGATGAAACTATGATGCAATACAGTCGCTTTAACTCCGTTGAAT CTAGGTACACCGTCCGATCCTTTGGTTATAGAAGGAATGAAAAGATGGCATGTTATGTCACTGTTAGCGGCGACAAGGCAATGCAGCTTTTAGAAAGCGGGTTGAAAGTCAAAGAATATGAGTTGTTGAGGAGAAATTCAACGATATTGGATGTTTTGGCTTTG GATCCGTCCACTGACATTCAAGGAATGGATTTCTTTGTGGTGTTGGAGCGCCCTGGTTACTGTGTTGGACGTCGTCGCCGGTGCAAGGCACATGTTGGATTTCAGTATCGTGTCACAGAGGATGATGCCATGAAGTGGTGCTGTAGTGGTGTTTTATGTCTATAG